A genomic region of Homo sapiens chromosome 4, GRCh38.p14 Primary Assembly contains the following coding sequences:
- the STATH gene encoding statherin isoform b precursor (isoform b precursor is encoded by transcript variant 2), translating to MKFLVFAFILALMVSMIGADSSEEYGYGPYQPVPEQPLYPQPYQPQYQQYTF from the exons ATGAAGTTCCTTGTCTTTGCCTTCATCTTGGCTCTCATGGtttccatgatt ggAGCTGATTCATCTGAAGAG TATGGGTATGGCCCTTATCAGCCAGTTCCAGAACAACCACTATACCCACAACCATACCAACCACAATACCAACAATATACCTTTTAA
- the STATH gene encoding statherin isoform a precursor (isoform a precursor is encoded by transcript variant 1): MKFLVFAFILALMVSMIGADSSEEKFLRRIGRFGYGYGPYQPVPEQPLYPQPYQPQYQQYTF; encoded by the exons ATGAAGTTCCTTGTCTTTGCCTTCATCTTGGCTCTCATGGtttccatgatt ggAGCTGATTCATCTGAAGAG aaatttttGCGTAGAATTGGAAGATTCGGT TATGGGTATGGCCCTTATCAGCCAGTTCCAGAACAACCACTATACCCACAACCATACCAACCACAATACCAACAATATACCTTTTAA
- the HTN3 gene encoding histatin-3 precursor → MKFFVFALILALMLSMTGADSHAKRHHGYKRKFHEKHHSHRGYRSNYLYDN, encoded by the exons atgaagttttttgtttttgctttaatctTGGCTCTCATGCTTTCCATGACT gGAGCTGATTCACATGCAAAG agACATCATGGGTATAAAAGAAAATTCCAT GAAAAGCATCATTCACATCGAGGCTATAGATCAAATTATCTGTATGACAATTGA